One Acidobacteriota bacterium genomic window carries:
- a CDS encoding ABC transporter ATP-binding protein, producing the protein MLKLTDLKKNYESDGNVVEVLRGIDLDVDQGQALAVVGPSGCGKSTLLHIIGTLDTPSQGHVEIEGKNPFALSDLELAKFRNSVVGFVFQDHHLLPQLSVLENVLMPTLAFSGRGSQLQRAHELLKKVGLDQRIQHRPAQLSGGERQRVAVARALINRPTLLLCDEPTGSLDSKNAEAVADVLFEMHRDQKTVMICVTHSRDLAQRFPARFQLREGELAKL; encoded by the coding sequence ATGCTGAAGCTGACGGATCTTAAGAAGAACTACGAGAGCGACGGCAATGTCGTCGAGGTGCTGCGCGGAATCGACCTGGACGTCGATCAAGGACAGGCCCTGGCCGTTGTGGGACCGTCGGGGTGCGGCAAGAGCACCCTCCTTCACATCATCGGTACGCTGGACACCCCCAGCCAAGGCCATGTCGAGATTGAGGGAAAGAATCCCTTCGCCCTCTCCGACCTGGAGCTGGCCAAGTTCCGCAACTCGGTGGTGGGCTTCGTCTTTCAGGACCATCATCTGCTCCCCCAGTTGTCGGTGTTGGAGAACGTCCTCATGCCCACCCTGGCCTTCTCCGGACGGGGAAGCCAGTTGCAGAGGGCCCATGAGTTGCTCAAGAAGGTGGGGCTGGACCAGCGCATACAGCACCGGCCCGCCCAGTTGTCGGGCGGAGAACGGCAGAGAGTGGCGGTGGCCAGGGCGCTCATCAACCGTCCCACTCTGCTGCTATGCGACGAACCCACCGGCAGCCTCGACTCCAAGAACGCCGAAGCGGTGGCGGACGTCCTCTTTGAAATGCACCGCGACCAGAAGACGGTGATGATTTGCGTCACCCACAGCCGGGACCTGGCCCAGCGCTTCCCGGCCCGTTTCCAACTGCGTGAGGGCGAGCTGGCCAAGCTGTAA
- a CDS encoding helix-turn-helix transcriptional regulator produces MKKPNQPLAEQIRRMRCRQGLNLRQVAMLSGIAESTFKCLESSRMRFNVDTLLRVQLALGLPISHLWPYRITEKKQVCEESLQAAVLSADLAWKPSVEWVLSQVVEVCKVDLKEVTNQRSTDPRILNART; encoded by the coding sequence ATGAAGAAGCCTAACCAACCCCTCGCCGAGCAGATCCGCCGCATGCGCTGCCGCCAAGGCTTGAACTTGAGGCAGGTGGCGATGCTCAGCGGCATCGCGGAAAGCACCTTCAAGTGCCTGGAATCGTCCAGAATGCGTTTCAACGTGGATACCCTCTTGCGCGTCCAGTTGGCCTTGGGACTGCCCATCAGCCACCTCTGGCCCTACCGCATCACCGAGAAGAAGCAGGTCTGCGAGGAATCGCTGCAAGCAGCCGTGTTGTCGGCTGACCTGGCTTGGAAGCCCAGTGTCGAATGGGTCTTGAGCCAAGTCGTGGAGGTCTGCAAGGTCGACCTCAAGGAAGTCACCAACCAGCGCAGCACCGACCCGAGAATCCTCAACGCCCGAAC
- a CDS encoding thioesterase family protein, with amino-acid sequence MAYRTQRLVEFHHTDSAGICHFASFFLLMESVEHEYLRSLGESVVLQREGRRVSFPRLSASCDYLAPAHFEDVLEAELVIARLGTKSITYSIHFRRGEAVVARGKIACVCCISEPGQPLRSIPIPPDIAAKIASSDATSDAEADGS; translated from the coding sequence ATGGCTTATCGGACCCAGCGGCTGGTTGAATTCCATCACACCGACTCGGCGGGCATCTGTCACTTTGCCAGCTTCTTTTTGCTCATGGAGAGCGTCGAGCACGAGTACCTTCGCTCGCTGGGGGAGAGCGTGGTGTTGCAGCGCGAGGGCCGACGAGTCAGTTTTCCGCGTCTTTCAGCTTCTTGCGACTATTTGGCTCCGGCCCATTTCGAGGACGTTCTCGAGGCCGAGCTGGTGATCGCCCGCCTGGGAACCAAGTCGATCACCTATTCCATTCATTTCAGGCGCGGAGAAGCCGTGGTGGCGCGGGGAAAAATCGCCTGCGTCTGCTGCATTTCCGAGCCCGGCCAGCCGCTACGTTCGATTCCCATACCCCCCGACATAGCTGCTAAAATAGCGTCCTCAGATGCTACATCCGATGCTGAAGCTGACGGATCTTAA